One genomic window of Paenisporosarcina antarctica includes the following:
- a CDS encoding pentapeptide repeat-containing protein, with translation MKIDLPRIPKELSPANFQDIFNVEDPELKNCLITNTFFDHENVDKVHLTNMVVKNSTFQNTVFNNISLMDVSFENCDFSNADLSQASIHRVSFKGCKLLGVNFADSRFGNVLFDNSVLNLSSFGHANLNKVIFENSILKGADFYDCKLIKTKYLSCNIDGVSFDQTPLKGIDLSTSEFRGLTVSLDELRGCKVSSYQAITLSSLMGLVIID, from the coding sequence ATGAAAATTGATTTGCCTAGGATTCCAAAAGAGCTATCCCCAGCAAACTTCCAAGATATTTTTAATGTGGAAGACCCTGAATTAAAGAACTGTCTAATAACAAATACGTTTTTTGATCATGAAAATGTTGACAAAGTCCACTTAACAAATATGGTTGTGAAAAACTCAACGTTTCAAAATACTGTTTTCAATAATATTAGTTTGATGGACGTCAGTTTTGAGAATTGCGATTTTTCAAATGCTGATTTAAGTCAAGCTAGTATTCATAGGGTGTCATTCAAAGGTTGTAAATTACTTGGGGTCAACTTCGCAGACTCTCGATTTGGCAACGTCTTATTTGATAACTCTGTTTTAAATTTAAGCTCGTTTGGACATGCAAACTTAAATAAGGTGATCTTTGAAAATTCTATTTTAAAAGGTGCTGATTTTTATGATTGTAAATTGATTAAAACAAAGTATCTTTCTTGTAATATTGATGGCGTAAGTTTTGATCAAACTCCTTTAAAGGGTATAGACCTCAGCACTTCTGAGTTTCGAGGTTTAACAGTTTCACTAGATGAATTACGAGGGTGTAAAGTATCTTCATATCAAGCAATCACCCTGTCTTCTTTAATGGGTCTAGTGATTATAGATTGA
- a CDS encoding PQQ-dependent sugar dehydrogenase: MKKLLLLAVSLVVMSGCGFLAEGETTAKPETFKEVATNLQVPWSINQVDDEFYISERVGTIAYVKADGTVEHQEVEFSSPLANVSEAGLLGFILKPTFSETKTAFAYYNYDEGEGPFNRIVTLKLVGNVWQETDIHLEGISTGNVHHGGRLEMGPDNLLYATIGDASNPNLAQDPTSKNGKILRLNANSQWETVSLGHRNPQGLAWSDDGVLFASEHGQSAKDEINKIEQGQNYGWPLIEGSEEREGFVAPLLHSGENTTWAPSGMTFHKGKLYIAALRGEGILVVNVETAELEETITGFGRIRDVFSNGEELYFISNNTDGRGKAHENDDKLYQYVDKK; the protein is encoded by the coding sequence GTGAAAAAATTACTTTTACTAGCAGTAAGCCTTGTTGTTATGAGTGGTTGTGGATTTCTAGCAGAAGGAGAAACTACCGCCAAACCAGAAACCTTTAAAGAAGTGGCCACAAACCTTCAAGTACCATGGTCAATTAATCAAGTTGATGACGAATTTTACATATCTGAGCGTGTCGGTACGATTGCTTATGTAAAAGCAGATGGTACAGTCGAACATCAGGAAGTAGAATTTTCATCTCCTCTAGCTAATGTATCTGAAGCGGGTTTACTTGGTTTTATCTTGAAACCTACCTTCTCAGAAACAAAGACGGCATTTGCTTATTACAATTATGATGAGGGAGAAGGTCCATTTAATCGTATTGTGACGTTAAAATTAGTAGGAAACGTCTGGCAAGAAACGGACATACATTTAGAGGGAATCTCAACTGGCAATGTACATCACGGAGGCCGTCTTGAAATGGGTCCCGATAATTTGTTGTACGCGACAATTGGAGATGCATCGAATCCGAATTTAGCTCAAGACCCAACATCAAAGAACGGTAAAATACTCCGCTTAAATGCCAATAGTCAATGGGAAACAGTGAGTCTTGGTCATCGTAACCCACAAGGTCTAGCATGGTCTGATGATGGTGTTTTATTTGCCTCTGAACATGGACAATCTGCAAAAGATGAAATAAATAAAATTGAACAAGGTCAGAATTATGGCTGGCCACTAATTGAAGGAAGTGAAGAGCGTGAAGGTTTCGTAGCGCCTTTACTTCACTCAGGTGAAAATACTACATGGGCACCTTCAGGTATGACTTTTCATAAAGGAAAATTATATATTGCAGCACTTCGTGGAGAAGGCATATTAGTGGTTAATGTAGAGACAGCAGAGCTGGAAGAGACCATTACTGGATTTGGGCGAATCCGAGATGTTTTTTCCAATGGAGAAGAACTATACTTTATTTCAAATAATACGGATGGTCGGGGAAAAGCACATGAAAATGACGATAAGCTTTACCAATATGTAGATAAAAAATAG
- a CDS encoding pyridoxamine 5'-phosphate oxidase family protein, producing MSKKQALNILNESRIGTMATVQSNKPHSRYMTFYNEEFTLYTPTNKNTHKVEDIEANPYTHILIGYEGEGFGDAFLEIEGKVSESTDESLKEKIWKDNMKHWFEGPDDPNLLILVVKPSTIRLMNKSGKPPETIEF from the coding sequence GTGAGTAAAAAACAAGCATTAAATATTTTAAACGAAAGCCGAATTGGGACAATGGCAACAGTACAAAGCAACAAACCCCATTCAAGATATATGACGTTCTATAATGAGGAATTCACACTTTACACGCCAACGAATAAAAATACACATAAAGTCGAAGATATTGAAGCCAATCCGTATACGCATATTTTGATTGGTTATGAAGGAGAAGGCTTTGGAGATGCGTTTTTAGAGATTGAAGGAAAAGTTAGTGAAAGTACAGACGAAAGTTTAAAAGAAAAAATATGGAAAGATAATATGAAGCATTGGTTCGAGGGTCCAGATGATCCAAATTTATTAATTTTAGTAGTGAAACCATCAACCATTCGTTTAATGAACAAAAGCGGGAAACCACCTGAAACCATTGAATTTTAA
- a CDS encoding DMT family transporter: MAWVFLIIAGLFEMTGVVMINQIHKNRNWKSITALFSSFGASFIFLAFAMETVPMGTAYAVWTGIGASGGAVLGMLFYGESKTILRIVFILMVLGAAVGLKLVS, translated from the coding sequence ATGGCATGGGTGTTTTTAATCATAGCGGGACTTTTTGAAATGACAGGCGTTGTAATGATTAACCAAATACATAAAAATCGTAATTGGAAATCGATCACTGCATTGTTCTCAAGCTTTGGTGCAAGCTTTATATTCCTTGCTTTCGCTATGGAAACAGTGCCAATGGGAACGGCTTATGCCGTATGGACAGGGATTGGCGCTTCTGGTGGTGCGGTTCTAGGCATGTTATTTTACGGCGAATCAAAAACCATTCTACGTATTGTATTCATATTGATGGTTCTCGGCGCTGCGGTTGGATTAAAGTTGGTATCTTAA
- a CDS encoding DMT family transporter yields MNREWVKVVIAAIFEVFWVIGLKHADDVWMWIGTALAIAVSFYLMIMAGKTLPVGTVYAVFVGLGTAGTVLADSMFFGEEFSLIKIGLILLLLAGVLGLKLVTKEEGEVAS; encoded by the coding sequence ATGAATAGAGAATGGGTCAAAGTCGTCATTGCTGCAATTTTTGAAGTGTTTTGGGTCATAGGTTTAAAACATGCAGATGATGTTTGGATGTGGATCGGTACTGCACTCGCTATTGCGGTGAGTTTTTATTTAATGATAATGGCAGGTAAAACGTTACCGGTGGGTACGGTATACGCAGTGTTCGTTGGACTCGGAACGGCAGGGACAGTCCTTGCTGATAGTATGTTTTTTGGTGAAGAATTTAGCTTGATTAAAATCGGATTAATACTATTGTTACTTGCGGGTGTGTTGGGACTTAAGCTCGTGACAAAAGAAGAGGGAGAGGTGGCATCATAA
- the corA gene encoding magnesium/cobalt transporter CorA — MIRTFGVTEDSQLIIDFPLEDLQKKPFDWYWVDFDKPTSDELSLLDSFFHFHPLSIEDCLDRLQRPKIDYYDGYQFFVVHTMNEQTLEAEELDIFVGKNFVVTFHHSSVEELDVVREKLQRDASFWERGAIYATYQIIDKVVDSYFPIVHKIEDHLNEIEEQMTFDMKHFSMDKVFEMRSDLLWLRRTIMPMRDLMYRVLNSSRFDLQPHEHTYFADISDHLVKLTEIVESNRELTADIRDSYTAMNSNRMNRIMMILTIVSSIFIPLTFIAGVYGMNFEYMPELEMKYGYFIALGAMILIGLSMLAWFKHKGWMNLFKQ; from the coding sequence ATGATTCGAACATTTGGCGTTACCGAGGACAGTCAATTAATAATTGATTTCCCTTTAGAAGACCTTCAAAAAAAACCGTTTGACTGGTATTGGGTTGATTTTGATAAACCGACTTCTGATGAATTGTCATTACTCGATTCTTTCTTTCATTTCCATCCTCTTTCTATTGAGGATTGTTTAGATCGTTTGCAGCGACCAAAAATTGATTATTACGATGGCTATCAATTTTTCGTTGTTCATACTATGAATGAGCAGACGTTAGAAGCCGAGGAACTAGATATATTCGTTGGCAAAAATTTTGTCGTCACATTTCACCATTCTTCAGTAGAGGAGTTAGATGTAGTTCGCGAAAAATTACAACGTGATGCTTCATTTTGGGAGCGTGGTGCCATTTACGCCACGTATCAAATTATTGATAAAGTGGTCGATTCTTATTTTCCTATTGTTCACAAGATTGAAGATCATTTAAATGAAATTGAAGAACAGATGACATTTGATATGAAGCACTTTTCAATGGATAAAGTATTTGAAATGCGTAGTGACTTGTTGTGGTTACGTCGAACGATTATGCCAATGCGTGATTTAATGTACCGCGTGTTGAATTCGAGTCGTTTTGACCTTCAACCACACGAGCATACATACTTTGCGGATATTTCTGATCATCTTGTGAAACTAACGGAAATTGTCGAGTCAAACCGAGAACTTACGGCGGATATTCGCGACAGCTACACGGCAATGAACTCAAACCGCATGAACCGTATTATGATGATTTTAACGATAGTGTCTTCAATTTTCATTCCACTCACATTTATCGCAGGAGTTTACGGGATGAATTTTGAATACATGCCTGAACTTGAGATGAAATATGGTTACTTTATTGCGCTAGGTGCAATGATATTAATTGGATTGTCCATGTTAGCTTGGTTCAAACATAAAGGATGGATGAATTTATTTAAACAATAA